Proteins encoded within one genomic window of Synechococcus sp. PCC 7335:
- a CDS encoding iron ABC transporter permease gives MSRLRLSSSIFSKINLRHKLRLRQGANDLPVGWAIAAWTTATLVFLPILVVLGSVFADTGDIWAHLIETVLTTYITNSLILMAGVAIGVLTVGVGTAWLVTMCQFRGGRIFEWALLLPLAAPAYLLAYTYTDWLEYYGPVQTGVRTLFGWQAAGDYWFPNVRSIGGAIAMFTLTLYPYVYMLARVAFLDQSVCTLEASRSLGCGPWRSFRKVAIPLARPAIMAGLSLALMETLNDFGTVQYFSVPTFTTGIYRTWFGMGERVAAAQLSAALMLFVLVLILLEQWSRRQAKYYRASNSLQTPTVYELTGVREVLAFLACLLPVGLGLLLPGGLLVLMVYKNWEGALGSRFGELSVNSLLLSGLTAVIALMLSLVLAYGQRLSGSGPIRLGVRLSAMGYGIPGAVIAVGILIPVTSLDRAIAAWAKSAFNVSPGLLISGTITALVFAYLVRFLAVALGSVESGLDKIRPNLDNAARSLGYSPTKTLIKVHTPLMTSSLLTAVILVFVDVMKELPATLVMRPFNFDTLAVRVYQYASDERLREAAAPALTILIVGLLPVIILSWQISQSRRLR, from the coding sequence ATGTCTCGTTTACGCTTGTCTTCGTCTATTTTTTCTAAGATCAACCTGCGCCACAAGCTTCGACTTAGACAGGGGGCGAATGATCTACCCGTGGGGTGGGCGATCGCCGCTTGGACCACTGCTACTTTAGTTTTCTTACCGATACTGGTTGTTCTTGGCAGCGTCTTTGCAGATACGGGCGATATTTGGGCCCATCTGATAGAAACGGTTTTAACAACATACATTACGAATTCTTTAATCCTGATGGCAGGTGTCGCAATAGGCGTGTTGACAGTCGGGGTTGGAACTGCCTGGCTGGTCACGATGTGTCAGTTTAGAGGCGGTCGAATTTTCGAGTGGGCGCTGCTATTACCACTTGCAGCACCCGCCTATCTGCTGGCCTATACCTACACCGACTGGCTGGAATACTATGGCCCTGTTCAAACGGGAGTACGAACACTTTTTGGCTGGCAGGCGGCTGGTGACTATTGGTTTCCAAACGTGCGGTCTATCGGCGGGGCGATCGCAATGTTTACCCTCACGCTCTACCCTTACGTTTACATGCTGGCTCGCGTTGCTTTTCTAGATCAATCAGTTTGTACGCTTGAAGCTAGTCGCTCGCTAGGATGTGGTCCTTGGCGGAGCTTTCGGAAGGTGGCTATCCCGTTAGCTCGTCCTGCCATTATGGCCGGACTTTCGCTGGCGCTAATGGAAACACTCAACGACTTTGGGACGGTGCAGTATTTTAGTGTCCCTACATTTACGACCGGTATCTACCGCACCTGGTTTGGCATGGGGGAGCGAGTCGCTGCCGCTCAGCTGTCGGCGGCACTGATGCTGTTTGTGCTAGTGCTGATTTTGTTAGAGCAATGGTCTAGAAGGCAAGCAAAATACTATCGGGCTAGCAATAGTCTGCAGACACCAACCGTTTATGAGTTGACAGGTGTGCGCGAAGTGCTAGCGTTCCTAGCTTGTCTACTACCCGTTGGACTAGGGCTGCTGTTACCCGGTGGACTATTGGTGCTGATGGTGTATAAAAATTGGGAAGGGGCACTGGGTAGTCGATTTGGTGAGCTGTCAGTTAATAGCCTGCTCTTATCAGGTCTTACGGCTGTAATCGCCTTGATGCTCTCCTTGGTGCTTGCCTATGGTCAACGATTGAGTGGTAGTGGTCCTATCCGTCTGGGTGTAAGGCTTTCAGCGATGGGCTATGGCATTCCAGGAGCGGTGATTGCCGTAGGTATTCTGATTCCGGTGACGAGTTTGGATAGGGCGATCGCCGCTTGGGCAAAATCCGCTTTCAATGTCTCACCTGGTTTATTGATCAGCGGGACTATCACGGCCCTGGTTTTTGCCTACCTGGTCCGGTTTTTAGCCGTTGCGCTCGGCTCAGTTGAATCTGGACTAGACAAAATTCGACCCAACCTGGACAATGCTGCTCGTAGCTTAGGCTACTCACCAACCAAAACGCTGATCAAAGTTCATACACCGCTGATGACTAGCAGCTTGTTGACCGCTGTCATACTTGTCTTTGTAGATGTGATGAAAGAGTTGCCTGCGACGCTGGTCATGCGACCTTTCAACTTTGATACGTTGGCAGTGCGAGTATATCAATATGCCTCTGATGAGCGATTAAGAGAAGCAGCCGCGCCAGCGCTAACTATACTCATCGTCGGACTACTACCAGTAATCATACTTAGCTGGCAGATTAGCCAGAGCCGACGCCTTCGCTAG
- a CDS encoding homogentisate phytyltransferase: MAKPSVSAPPTDPKQPLHPLKNPVAWLQAFWQFSRPHTIVGTSLSTLSLFLIALTSASITIPEVSVPTVSVITSWLVAWIACLCGNVYIVGLNQVEDIAIDRINKPHLPIASGEFTKRHAQKIVGLTGAIAIALALISQNIYLMLTVGLSLVIGTFYSLPPLRLKRFPFWASFCILVVRGAIVNLGLYLYFATQLGLGTTLPARIWALTLFVLVFSFVIAIFKDIPDLEGDRQFNISTYTLQLGQKKVFNLARWVLTACYGSLIIAAPFLPGINALFLAIAHSIGILSFWWLSRRVDLDPAPVRKDISYPAFYQFIWKLFFVEYLIFPLACWLAL; this comes from the coding sequence ATGGCTAAACCTTCTGTGTCTGCCCCGCCAACAGATCCCAAGCAGCCGCTTCATCCCCTGAAGAATCCAGTGGCATGGCTACAGGCTTTCTGGCAGTTTTCACGACCCCATACTATTGTTGGCACTAGTCTTAGCACCTTATCTCTGTTTCTCATTGCACTTACCTCTGCTTCTATCACAATCCCAGAGGTCTCCGTACCCACAGTCTCAGTGATTACTAGCTGGTTGGTTGCCTGGATTGCTTGCCTGTGCGGAAATGTCTATATTGTTGGACTCAATCAAGTAGAAGATATTGCCATCGATCGGATTAACAAGCCTCATCTACCAATCGCATCGGGGGAGTTTACCAAACGTCACGCCCAAAAGATAGTGGGTTTAACCGGGGCAATTGCGATCGCCTTAGCGCTCATCTCTCAGAATATCTATCTAATGCTGACAGTGGGCCTTAGCCTAGTAATCGGAACGTTCTATTCCCTACCTCCTCTCCGGCTCAAGCGCTTTCCCTTTTGGGCTTCATTTTGCATTTTGGTAGTGCGAGGTGCCATTGTGAACTTAGGGCTATATCTCTACTTTGCAACGCAGCTAGGATTAGGGACAACACTACCTGCTCGGATATGGGCACTTACTTTATTTGTCTTGGTGTTTAGCTTTGTGATTGCTATCTTCAAAGACATTCCTGATCTAGAAGGCGATCGCCAGTTCAATATCTCTACCTACACCTTGCAGTTAGGCCAGAAAAAAGTCTTTAATCTCGCTCGCTGGGTACTCACCGCTTGCTACGGTAGCTTGATCATAGCTGCGCCCTTTCTCCCTGGCATCAATGCGCTATTCTTAGCCATTGCCCACAGCATTGGCATTCTCTCTTTCTGGTGGCTCAGCCGCCGAGTAGATCTCGACCCAGCACCGGTCAGAAAAGATATCTCTTATCCAGCCTTCTACCAGTTCATCTGGAAGCTTTTTTTCGTAGAATACCTAATCTTTCCCCTGGCCTGTTGGCTAGCTCTCTAA
- a CDS encoding transaldolase translates to MVSLLAQLKEVTTVVADTGDIGAIEQFTPQDATTNPSLITAAAKLPQYQSIVDETLEQAKQALGDDASDQAVAKEAFKHLAVAFGKRILEIIPGRVSTEVDARLSYDTEGTLATARELIGEYEAAGISRDRILIKIASTWEGIKAAEILEKEGIHCNLTLLFGLHQAIACAEAKVTLISPFVGRILDWYKQDTGRDSYPPAEDPGVQSVTEVYNYYKKFGYKTEIMGASFRNIDEIKELAGCDLLTISPKLLKPLSETEGDLPRKLSPEDAKDLDIEKKSIDKATFDEMHKADRMANDKLAEGIEGFSKALEELEQLLVDRLAQMGQPATV, encoded by the coding sequence ATCGTGAGTTTACTAGCTCAGTTAAAAGAAGTAACTACTGTGGTTGCTGATACCGGAGACATCGGTGCTATTGAACAATTTACCCCGCAAGATGCGACAACAAATCCTTCACTGATTACGGCTGCTGCCAAGCTACCTCAGTATCAGAGTATTGTAGATGAGACACTAGAGCAGGCAAAGCAAGCGCTTGGTGATGATGCTTCAGATCAAGCAGTCGCTAAAGAAGCATTCAAGCATTTAGCGGTCGCCTTTGGTAAGCGAATCCTCGAAATCATTCCTGGAAGAGTCTCTACAGAAGTTGATGCGCGCTTGTCGTACGATACTGAGGGTACCCTAGCAACGGCGCGTGAGCTGATCGGTGAATACGAAGCAGCAGGCATCAGCCGCGATCGCATCCTGATCAAGATTGCCTCTACCTGGGAAGGTATCAAAGCTGCCGAGATTCTCGAGAAAGAAGGCATTCACTGCAACTTGACCCTATTATTTGGTCTTCATCAGGCGATCGCCTGCGCCGAAGCCAAAGTCACCTTGATTTCTCCTTTCGTGGGTCGCATTCTCGACTGGTATAAGCAAGATACTGGCCGCGATAGCTACCCGCCCGCCGAAGATCCTGGCGTTCAGTCGGTTACTGAGGTCTATAACTACTACAAAAAGTTTGGCTATAAAACTGAAATTATGGGCGCGAGCTTTCGCAACATAGACGAGATCAAAGAGCTAGCAGGCTGCGATCTGCTAACAATCTCTCCTAAGCTATTGAAGCCGCTTTCTGAGACAGAAGGTGACTTGCCTCGTAAGCTCTCCCCCGAAGATGCTAAAGACTTAGATATCGAGAAGAAGTCAATCGATAAGGCAACTTTTGACGAAATGCACAAGGCTGATCGGATGGCAAATGACAAGCTAGCTGAGGGAATTGAGGGCTTTAGTAAGGCACTCGAGGAGCTAGAGCAGCTATTAGTTGATAGGCTTGCTCAGATGGGACAGCCTGCTACTGTATAG
- the nblS gene encoding two-component system sensor histidine kinase NblS has protein sequence MQLLTKIKALLATWWSDFTLQTRLMAGATLLVSLIMSGLTFWAVNTIQQDTQLNDTRFGRDLGILLAANAAPLIETSDRAELARFSYTFYENTSNVRYMLYADQAGEIFFGIPYSEPAVQNSLTLRRRMKLPDNYASSDSPLVRQHMTPAGVVTDVFVPLVVEGDYKGMLAMGITPNPTVVASSHLTRDVTVAVFVSIWVMVILGAVINALTITQPIKELLTGVKNIAAGNFKQRIDLPLGGELGELIYSFNDMAERLERYEEQNIEELTAEKAKLESLVSTIADGAILLDAKTNLILANVAARRLLGWEAASPPSGSILDGLQPEVRAQLAPALAQALISEAHEGSEFRILLDGNRTIRVLLNTVLDQSRANVKGMAITLQDITREVALNEAKSQFISNVSHELRTPLFNIKSFIETLHEYGEDLSEQERREFLATANNETDRLTRLVNDVLDLSRLESNRRYEFSAVEVHQPIDQVLRTYQLNAKDKQIELASDIESALPAVLGNYDLLLQVFGNLVGNALKFTPAGGKVVIRAYHAPSAQPNLLQSVRIEIGDTGIGIDDEDQAAIFERFFRVENRVHTLEGTGLGLSIVKNIMDKHNSQINLVGEVGVGTTFWFDLPVYDLVDERSDSQAHLVDSQHASSQPLENENTSDELDHAPAKKKTSEARVRG, from the coding sequence ATGCAACTGCTTACCAAAATCAAAGCACTACTCGCCACATGGTGGAGCGACTTCACTTTGCAAACGCGCCTAATGGCCGGAGCGACACTCTTAGTCTCTTTGATTATGAGTGGTCTTACCTTTTGGGCTGTCAACACTATTCAGCAGGATACTCAGCTCAACGATACCCGTTTCGGCCGTGACCTAGGCATACTGCTTGCTGCTAATGCTGCTCCGTTGATCGAGACTAGCGATCGCGCCGAACTTGCCCGCTTCTCCTATACCTTCTACGAAAACACTTCCAATGTCCGCTACATGCTCTATGCCGACCAAGCGGGCGAAATCTTCTTTGGCATTCCCTACTCCGAACCTGCTGTTCAAAACTCACTAACGCTTAGGAGACGAATGAAGCTGCCAGACAACTACGCTAGCAGCGACTCTCCTCTAGTACGCCAGCATATGACCCCGGCTGGCGTTGTGACTGATGTCTTTGTTCCTCTAGTTGTCGAAGGAGACTATAAAGGGATGTTGGCGATGGGTATTACCCCTAACCCAACGGTGGTTGCCTCTTCTCATCTAACGCGCGATGTGACTGTTGCTGTCTTTGTTTCTATCTGGGTAATGGTCATTCTAGGTGCGGTCATCAACGCCCTGACAATCACACAACCGATCAAAGAGCTATTAACAGGGGTGAAAAACATCGCCGCCGGCAACTTCAAACAGCGGATTGATTTGCCCCTAGGGGGCGAACTGGGTGAGCTGATCTATAGCTTCAATGATATGGCTGAGCGTCTAGAGCGCTACGAAGAGCAAAATATCGAAGAACTCACCGCAGAAAAAGCAAAGTTAGAAAGCTTAGTTTCTACCATTGCTGATGGAGCAATCTTGCTAGATGCTAAGACCAATTTGATTTTGGCAAACGTTGCTGCCCGTCGGCTGCTTGGCTGGGAAGCGGCTAGTCCACCTAGCGGCAGTATTTTAGACGGACTTCAGCCCGAAGTTCGCGCTCAGCTTGCACCTGCTCTAGCCCAGGCGCTAATTAGTGAAGCGCATGAAGGCAGTGAATTTCGTATTCTTCTAGATGGCAACCGTACGATTCGTGTTTTGTTAAACACTGTGCTTGACCAGTCGCGAGCTAATGTCAAGGGGATGGCTATTACGCTTCAAGACATCACCCGAGAAGTCGCGCTCAACGAGGCTAAAAGCCAATTTATTAGTAACGTCTCTCACGAACTGCGTACCCCACTGTTTAACATCAAGTCATTCATCGAAACGCTGCACGAATACGGTGAAGACTTGAGTGAACAGGAGCGCCGAGAATTTTTAGCAACTGCTAACAACGAGACCGATCGCCTAACTCGTCTAGTCAACGATGTACTTGATCTATCGCGTTTAGAATCGAATCGTCGCTACGAATTCTCAGCCGTTGAGGTCCATCAGCCGATCGACCAGGTACTGCGAACCTATCAGCTCAATGCTAAAGACAAGCAGATTGAACTAGCAAGCGATATCGAATCTGCCCTTCCTGCCGTCTTAGGGAACTATGATTTGCTGCTTCAGGTCTTTGGTAATCTCGTCGGGAATGCCTTGAAGTTTACGCCTGCTGGTGGCAAAGTCGTGATTCGGGCTTATCATGCCCCGAGCGCTCAGCCGAACCTGTTGCAAAGTGTGCGCATCGAGATTGGCGATACGGGTATTGGGATTGATGATGAAGACCAAGCGGCTATCTTTGAGCGATTTTTCCGGGTAGAAAATAGAGTACATACGCTCGAAGGCACCGGACTAGGCTTATCCATCGTAAAAAACATTATGGATAAGCACAATAGCCAAATTAACTTGGTGGGTGAAGTAGGTGTGGGGACAACGTTCTGGTTTGATTTACCAGTTTACGATCTAGTAGACGAGCGCTCAGATAGCCAGGCACATCTAGTCGATAGCCAACATGCTAGTAGTCAACCTCTAGAAAATGAGAACACATCGGATGAACTAGACCACGCACCAGCAAAGAAAAAAACGTCTGAGGCGAGAGTTAGGGGATGA
- the purD gene encoding phosphoribosylamine--glycine ligase: MKAIVVGSGGREHALAWALLRSPNIKEIVCIPGNGGTALLSGCRNISMALNEADGIAQCALVNDVAFVVIGPEQPLAEGLADALRSKGIKVFGPNRDGAQIEASKAWAKDLMAKANIPTAAAAVFTDAEDAIAYVQKQGAPIVAKADGLAAGKGVTVAMAVEEAIAAIESAFSGRFGAAGERVVIEEFLEGQEVSVLAVTDGQTIRPLLPAQDHKQIGEGDTGPNTGGMGAYAPTPLMPPELLNRVQKEILEPTLSALQSKGIDYRGVLYAGLIITPAGDPKVIEFNCRFGDPETQAVLPLLETPLDEIVLACCEQRLQDLPPFRWREAASACVVMAAEGYPGVYKKGLSIALNDAESEDTVVFHAGTQISEGTIKSTGGRVLGISAIAPNFQSALDIAYSAINKIDFPGSYYRRDIGHRINALQKSDTKSASVE, encoded by the coding sequence ATGAAAGCGATTGTAGTGGGAAGTGGTGGTCGCGAACACGCCTTGGCTTGGGCGCTATTGCGATCGCCTAATATAAAAGAAATTGTTTGCATCCCTGGCAATGGCGGTACGGCGCTACTTTCTGGCTGTCGAAATATTTCGATGGCGCTCAACGAAGCAGATGGTATTGCACAGTGTGCGCTAGTTAACGATGTGGCTTTTGTGGTCATCGGCCCAGAGCAGCCATTGGCAGAAGGGCTAGCTGATGCGCTAAGAAGCAAAGGTATAAAAGTATTCGGGCCTAATCGAGATGGCGCCCAGATTGAGGCGAGCAAAGCTTGGGCTAAAGATCTAATGGCCAAGGCCAACATACCGACCGCCGCTGCCGCAGTGTTTACTGATGCAGAAGACGCGATCGCCTACGTCCAAAAGCAGGGCGCACCGATTGTAGCTAAAGCGGATGGCCTTGCTGCCGGCAAAGGCGTGACTGTAGCAATGGCAGTTGAGGAAGCGATTGCTGCTATAGAATCCGCTTTTAGCGGACGATTTGGCGCCGCTGGGGAGCGCGTCGTCATTGAAGAATTTCTCGAAGGGCAAGAAGTATCGGTGCTAGCGGTGACCGATGGCCAAACGATTCGGCCGCTGCTGCCTGCGCAAGATCATAAGCAAATCGGCGAAGGAGATACTGGCCCTAACACCGGCGGCATGGGCGCTTATGCTCCAACGCCGCTGATGCCGCCTGAGCTATTGAACCGTGTGCAAAAAGAGATATTAGAACCCACATTGAGCGCGCTTCAATCCAAAGGCATCGACTATCGCGGCGTCTTGTATGCTGGGTTGATCATCACACCTGCAGGCGATCCGAAGGTGATTGAATTCAACTGCCGCTTTGGCGACCCAGAAACGCAAGCAGTTTTACCTTTGCTAGAAACGCCGTTAGACGAGATTGTACTGGCCTGCTGTGAACAGCGTTTGCAAGATCTACCTCCATTCAGGTGGCGAGAAGCGGCCTCGGCCTGCGTCGTGATGGCAGCGGAAGGCTATCCGGGTGTGTACAAAAAAGGACTCTCTATTGCCCTTAATGATGCTGAGTCGGAAGACACTGTAGTGTTCCACGCAGGCACTCAGATCAGCGAAGGGACTATCAAGAGCACAGGAGGCCGGGTATTGGGGATAAGTGCGATCGCGCCAAACTTCCAATCTGCTCTCGATATAGCCTACAGCGCTATCAACAAAATTGACTTTCCTGGTAGCTACTATCGGCGCGACATCGGCCACCGCATCAACGCGTTGCAAAAGAGTGATACCAAGTCTGCAAGCGTGGAATAG
- the glmS gene encoding glutamine--fructose-6-phosphate transaminase (isomerizing), which produces MCGIVGYIGTRAASNILIEGLKTLEYRGYDSAGVATISEGQLQRTRAKGKLVNLQIKLDGLEDPARLGIGHTRWATHGKPEEHNAHPHTDEAERLAVVQNGIVENYRELREELKEKGYQFRSDTDTEVIPHLITEYLNQPQKEAVLTDHSQLLEASRQAVNRLKGAFALAIVSADFPDELIVVRQQAPLVIGFGQGEFFCASDTPAIMPHTQAVLTLENGELARLTPMGVEVYEFSGHRLKKYPRTLNWNPIMVEKQGFKHFMLKEIYEQPGVVRTCLETYLDTNWDVQSDQSPVRLGLPDTLLNDLQHIQILACGTSWHAALVGKYLLEQVAGIPTFVQYASEFRYAPAPLMKNTLTIGVTQSGETADTLAALEMEQARRAARGDNDYAPRMLGITNRVDSSLGRLIPHVLGTMAGIEIGVAATKTFVAQLMAFYFLALDLAERRQAISSERMAEIIEGMRQLPAQLEQVLESQERYVEELSHDFSNTQDFIFVGRGINYPIALEGALKLKEISYIHAEGYPAGEMKHGPIALLDEKVPVVAIATKGPVYEKVLSNAQEAKARDARLIGVVPMNDPEAEETFDALLPVPDVDELLSPILTVVPVQLLSYHIAARRGLDVDQPRNLAKSVTVE; this is translated from the coding sequence ATGTGCGGAATTGTTGGATACATTGGTACGCGTGCCGCCAGCAATATCTTAATTGAAGGCCTAAAAACGCTGGAGTATAGAGGTTATGACTCTGCGGGTGTAGCTACCATCTCTGAAGGGCAGCTTCAGCGCACCAGAGCAAAAGGTAAGCTAGTCAACCTACAAATCAAGCTAGATGGGCTAGAGGATCCCGCTAGGCTAGGCATTGGCCATACTCGCTGGGCTACGCACGGCAAACCAGAAGAGCACAACGCTCATCCGCATACTGACGAAGCCGAACGCCTAGCAGTTGTGCAGAACGGCATTGTAGAGAATTATAGAGAACTTCGGGAAGAGCTTAAGGAAAAGGGCTATCAGTTTCGCTCTGATACCGATACGGAAGTGATTCCCCATCTGATTACTGAGTATCTGAATCAGCCTCAAAAAGAGGCAGTGTTAACAGACCACTCTCAGCTTCTAGAGGCCTCTCGTCAGGCGGTAAATCGACTCAAGGGCGCGTTTGCGCTAGCTATCGTCTCAGCCGATTTCCCTGATGAGCTGATAGTCGTGCGCCAGCAAGCGCCGCTCGTGATTGGTTTTGGTCAAGGCGAATTTTTCTGTGCGTCTGATACACCCGCAATCATGCCCCACACCCAGGCAGTCCTCACCTTAGAAAACGGTGAGCTAGCTCGTCTAACGCCAATGGGCGTAGAAGTCTATGAGTTCTCTGGTCACCGTTTGAAGAAGTACCCTCGAACGCTGAACTGGAACCCAATCATGGTCGAAAAGCAGGGGTTCAAGCACTTTATGCTCAAAGAGATCTATGAGCAGCCGGGCGTGGTGCGCACCTGCCTAGAGACTTATCTGGATACGAATTGGGATGTGCAAAGCGATCAGTCTCCAGTCAGGCTAGGGTTACCAGATACGCTACTAAATGACTTACAGCATATTCAGATCTTGGCCTGTGGAACGAGCTGGCATGCGGCTTTAGTCGGTAAGTATCTATTAGAGCAGGTTGCAGGCATTCCCACGTTCGTGCAGTATGCGTCTGAGTTTCGCTATGCGCCGGCGCCGTTGATGAAGAACACGCTGACGATCGGGGTGACTCAGTCGGGTGAAACAGCAGATACCCTAGCAGCTCTAGAGATGGAGCAGGCCCGGCGAGCAGCGCGAGGCGACAATGACTATGCGCCACGGATGCTAGGCATTACCAACCGAGTAGATAGTTCTTTGGGCCGGCTGATTCCACACGTACTCGGTACGATGGCGGGTATTGAGATTGGGGTAGCAGCCACGAAGACATTTGTGGCGCAGCTAATGGCCTTTTACTTTTTGGCACTTGATCTGGCAGAGCGTAGGCAGGCGATTTCTTCAGAGCGAATGGCCGAAATTATCGAAGGAATGCGTCAGCTTCCAGCCCAGTTAGAACAGGTGTTAGAAAGCCAAGAGCGCTATGTAGAAGAGCTTTCTCACGACTTTTCTAATACGCAGGATTTTATCTTTGTAGGTCGAGGCATCAATTATCCGATTGCCTTGGAAGGTGCTTTGAAGCTAAAGGAGATTAGCTATATTCATGCGGAGGGCTACCCAGCCGGCGAGATGAAGCACGGCCCGATCGCACTATTAGACGAAAAGGTGCCAGTCGTCGCGATCGCAACCAAAGGCCCTGTCTATGAAAAGGTACTCTCTAATGCTCAAGAAGCAAAGGCCCGAGATGCTAGGCTGATCGGCGTCGTACCTATGAATGATCCAGAGGCAGAGGAGACATTTGATGCGCTGCTGCCGGTGCCCGACGTTGACGAGTTACTTTCACCCATCTTGACAGTCGTACCTGTTCAGCTGCTGTCCTATCACATCGCGGCGAGGCGCGGCCTAGATGTTGATCAGCCTCGCAATTTAGCAAAGTCGGTCACCGTAGAGTAG
- a CDS encoding methanobactin export MATE transporter MbnM, with protein MHPPQPVIGQPNTRQSKRRSHRWLSWLFTALLVFSLSVGLDHAMGAEPAVARSDFQWDLPNWVPKPVVPSDNPMSVAKVELGRHLFYEPRLSATGDFSCATCHVQALAFTDGEKTSPGATGQLHHLNSMSLTNVAYNSVQTWANPLMQHLEQQMLIPLFGEDPIELGMAGKELELLSMLREDPEYRAQFKTAFVEADPVSVRNITQAIAAFERTLVSFNSPYDRYRYGGDRTAISDSAKRGEALFTSERMECFHCHGGLNFSDSARHERSGFTEVAFHNTGLYNLDGNGAYPPGNTGVAEVTLDPHDMGRFRAPTLRNIALTAPYMHDGSISSLSEVIDHYAAGGRTISEGPFAGVGSENPLKSSFIKGFSITASEKQDLIAFLESLTDETFVTNPAFADPSVRNEAQ; from the coding sequence TTGCACCCACCTCAACCTGTTATAGGACAACCCAACACGAGACAATCCAAAAGGCGATCGCATCGCTGGCTAAGCTGGCTGTTTACAGCTCTGTTGGTATTTAGCCTATCGGTTGGTCTAGATCACGCTATGGGCGCAGAGCCTGCTGTTGCCAGAAGTGATTTTCAGTGGGACTTGCCTAACTGGGTACCCAAGCCTGTAGTGCCCAGCGATAATCCTATGAGCGTGGCCAAAGTTGAGCTGGGCCGGCACCTGTTCTACGAGCCGCGTTTGTCAGCAACGGGTGATTTTTCCTGCGCGACCTGCCATGTGCAGGCGCTGGCGTTTACCGATGGGGAGAAGACCTCTCCGGGTGCGACGGGGCAGCTGCATCATCTGAACTCTATGAGTTTGACGAATGTTGCCTACAATTCGGTGCAAACTTGGGCTAATCCGCTAATGCAGCATCTAGAACAGCAGATGCTGATTCCTTTGTTCGGAGAAGATCCGATTGAGCTGGGCATGGCGGGCAAAGAGCTTGAGCTGCTATCGATGCTGCGAGAAGATCCTGAATATAGGGCACAGTTTAAGACCGCGTTTGTAGAAGCAGATCCGGTTAGCGTTCGAAATATTACGCAGGCGATCGCTGCTTTTGAGCGGACCTTGGTCTCGTTTAACTCACCGTATGATCGATATCGCTATGGGGGGGATCGCACCGCTATCTCAGACTCAGCCAAACGGGGCGAAGCGCTCTTTACTAGCGAACGAATGGAGTGCTTTCATTGTCATGGCGGCTTGAATTTTAGCGACTCCGCGCGCCATGAGCGATCTGGATTTACTGAGGTTGCTTTTCACAATACGGGCCTTTACAACCTAGATGGAAACGGTGCCTATCCTCCCGGCAATACTGGCGTTGCAGAAGTCACACTCGATCCTCATGATATGGGTCGCTTCCGGGCTCCAACCCTACGCAATATCGCGTTGACAGCGCCCTATATGCACGACGGTAGTATTAGCTCGCTATCCGAAGTCATTGATCACTACGCCGCTGGCGGACGAACTATCTCAGAAGGCCCGTTTGCAGGTGTTGGTAGCGAGAATCCACTCAAAAGCTCCTTTATCAAAGGCTTCTCGATCACAGCGTCAGAAAAGCAAGATTTGATCGCCTTCCTAGAGAGCCTAACCGACGAAACATTTGTAACAAATCCCGCCTTCGCTGATCCAAGCGTCAGGAATGAAGCCCAATGA